A section of the Triticum dicoccoides isolate Atlit2015 ecotype Zavitan chromosome 7A, WEW_v2.0, whole genome shotgun sequence genome encodes:
- the LOC119334092 gene encoding uncharacterized protein LOC119334092: MMTGSSSRVFIMPGAGHVHYLVAGGSGGGDDPRYPWTFKSLHEVDAVVPAIARGAPVGPDGCPICFRTFASAKAVHGHMGSHTDRSWRGMEPPRETPLGELGPDGQRYPYVCDRCKMPFRMRQALGGHRASHNGKKGCSWLEREELAADLFGAVLFDISRSKIRSIG; encoded by the coding sequence ATGATGACCGGATCGAGCTCCCGAGTGTTCATCATGCCCGGCGCCGGCCATGTCCACTACCTCGTCGCGGGAGGCTCCGGAGGAGGCGACGACCCCAGGTACCCCTGGACCTTCAAGTCCCTGCACGAGGTGGACGCCGTCGTCCCTGCCATCGCCCGTGGAGCACCGGTAGGGCCTGACGGGTGCCCCATCTGCTTCCGCACATTTGCCAGTGCCAAGGCCGTCCATGGCCACATGGGCAGCCACACGGACCGCAGCTGGCGCGGCATGGAGCCGCCCCGGGAGACACCCCTGGGCGAGCTCGGGCCGGACGGGCAGCGTTACCCGTACGTGTGCGACCGCTGCAAGATGCCTTTCCGGATGCGCCAGGCGCTCGGCGGCCACCGCGCCAGCCACAATGGTAAGAAAGGCTGCTCCTGGCTCGAAAGAGAGGAGCTCGCCGCTGATTTATTTGGTGCTGTTTTATTTGACATTAGCCGATCTAAAATTAGATCTATAGGTTAA